One Portunus trituberculatus isolate SZX2019 chromosome 45, ASM1759143v1, whole genome shotgun sequence DNA segment encodes these proteins:
- the LOC123519664 gene encoding serine/arginine repetitive matrix protein 2-like isoform X1 — protein MADSEERDDDSQGGNSDDEIAELRIQALLSKRVNEAEVSPAHDPPQEKHLNVNKPLPIGRPQSFRPAQNYEKSHPMGNNITTIPVLGAPNYNRNFHPHFNRQNQGHNFQGGGGNYYGGGPGRNRQQWNQGHGRGGRGGKLNYGARGPQPMQSKSSVTQLVLPQDKYSVKAPPEPNKTKEKMSARWRRIQGSDSESESEDSESDSSDSSSDSSGSSSGSSSGSSSGSDSESETSSVEKHKNVKDTKKEAAGERKPAPSSGANARQRQLSRSSQGKSPPPSQDLRSSPVKPPPSGRRGSVSPPKKYPFTGQLSPRSSLKRRPSASPPDHRASWAPPATKGRSPFRHQGSRSPPPNRGPMKSPGRPSSRSPPPRRSRSPLPWAKSRGGPRGSRSPPPRLRSRSPYPRRGSRSPIPRRSSRSPLLRRLSRTPPPRCSRSPYTRRGSRSPYLRRGSRSPLHKRGSHSPPLRRSSRSPLPLRRGSRSPLPRRGSRSPHPRRFSSRSPPPRRGSRSPLPRRSTSRSPGARRSPHSPGGRLPLGSGSRRLSRSPLRGRLKSPFRGRSRSPLPRARSRSIGSRKSRSPGMRRSPLARRGSRSPLLRRMSRSPPYHRSSRSPLPPRRGSRSPGLRRGSRSPLPRRISRSPLGRRHSRSPLRKHSRTPPRNLSRSPLPRREPLSHKLSKSPPHSTKSPHLHSPSRRVSRSPLRRLSRSPIRQYSHSPHTRRFSSRSPPPRRLSRSPRPLRTHRGSPLPRFSRSPPHHPLSRSPGPRHLSRSPPPPRRMSKSPPGHLLPRSPVLRHHSKSPMGIGRQRNLSPHHNRSPSPRRLLRTPPGSHRSLSPDRRMPRFSRSPGLERNAALGPAFRNSKSPGPGRGPQMPMRPHSPVPRSPSPSMRREWNQRGRRSRSPPGTFRRSLSPYGRPARSLSPRSRLEGMPPPLMERSPRGTFHRPGYGRLGAEGGMQGDRFSPPGLMLQSGRSHEYPNDFGHFPTHRPPPQGPMNGGQHYQDYNKAGPPGGPPWSGVGRRDGREHFSPERLLPEAAWQSHFHQRDRPEPHVYPHPDHHFGRDQPFTSSGRGRQGPGGMLPHGRGGLGAMHGPRRGSPGPPRRGRSPQPLMEPPERFVWDRPAPGPVAHQMSPPRPLMRPRSRSGSPFSGRQQAFPPSVGRGGQMSPRGRASALMGGRRGPRTPPMPGRKMSPHPGTREGLRSPRGPPSYQDTNKLPGMPGRPNPLLALPHERPPQSRGGPGQPQQGANPMAGVRTQDPSLHKQRPQALRGRSPLLGKREGKQTEETRDRVREDTTAPSQHDKRDSRRHDSPRRMENKQRSPGRDKASSRSHGTKNGDSSSSRGRGSRGGRSPINRSRRHAGSKSEASSSRHQSRSPGAKDRPSSSSSWEKKESGRNSRADKTTKPEGKVSQVRRQSQSPQRQGRNGSPWLDPVTPEKQDQNTGDRPGSDSVGQESEDRVKQETKKDLVPEGRERTEVKEEKLDKSPPEDQTKQQQKQHEQKQDKQKHHPQQQHQVVKQESRAEEEKKNDTQRKKMESSKPSQPSQESQRSSQKASAVPSKEMEEDKKVKKEEKSREDLDERRKKKKKKKSREDDDEKDSVKSKSSKKKKKEKKKKKESKKKKKKHKKADSESEEEEKQSTHTKTSKEGKKNSIDTTDLRHMLKRKAVTDTSLERRNVGKAGSSSGGDRDNKRRRKERDDPPRQVMTGKGRQADNKRKKQHEGKPLLVTVGSGEDRQVTSGKNSEPRSSEGKGSQRLSVHLRLGPAKSSWDDKKSGSGRGSGGGGGGSGGAGGSSSGTSRNRRRDKSKGRHGGGGGGGGNSSNRVKLRR, from the exons ATGGCTGATTCG gaggagagagatgatgacAGTCAGGGAGGCAACAGCGATGATGAAATAGCTGAGCTGCGCATCCAGGCACTGCTGAGCAAGCGTGTCAATGAGGCTGAGGTCTCTCCAGCACATGACCCACCACAAGAAAAACACCTTAACGTCAACAAGCCTCTGCCCATCGGTCGGCCACAGTCCTTCCGGCCAGCA CAGAATTATGAGAAGAGTCACCCCATGGGCAACAATATAACCACCATCCCTGTGCTTGGTGCTCCAAACTACAACAGAAACTTCCACCCTCACTTTAATAGACAGAATCAGGGACATAACTTCCAGGGTGGTGGGGGAAATTATTACGGTGGTGGGCCAGGCAGGAACAGGCAGCAGTGGAACCAGGGCCACGGCAGAGGTGGTAGGGGTGGGAAACTGAACTATGGTGCCAGGGGTCCCCAGCCCATGCAGTCAAAGTCTTCAGTAACACAGCTAGTCTTGCCACAGGACAAATACTCGGTGAAAGCTCCACCTGAGCCCAATAAAACCAAGGAGAAGATGAGTGCTCGGTGGCGGAGAATACAGGGGTCAgatagtgagagtgagagtgaggacaGTGAGTCAgatagtagtgacagtagcagTGACAGTTCAGgaagcagcagtggcagcagctcTGGGAGCTCCAGTGGGTCAGACTCTGAGAGTGAGACCAGCTCCGTTGAGAAGCACAAGAATGTGAAAGACACGAAGAAAGAGGCAGCAGGTGAGAGGAAGCCCGCTCCATCCTCTGGAGCCAATGCACGACAGAGGCAGCTGTCCAGGAGCTCCCAGGGCAAGTCTCCTCCACCAAGCCAAGATCTCAGGTCATCACCTGTCAAGCCTCCACCCTCAGGCAGAAGAGGCTCTGTCAGCCcacccaaaaagtacccctttaCAGGGCAGCTGTCCCCACGGTCTTCCCTCAAACGAAGACCCTCAGCCAGCCCTCCTGACCACCGGGCGTCCTGGGCCCCGCCTGCCACCAAGGGTCGGAGTCCTTTCCGTCACCAGGGATCCCGCAGTCCTCCACCCAACAGAGGTCCCATGAAGAGTCCAGGTCGTCCTAGTTCAAGAAGTCCCCCTCCAAGAAGGTCAAGGAGTCCCCTTCCATGGGCTAAGTCCAGGGGTGGTCCACGAGGCTCCAGAAGCCCTCCACCAAGACTCAGATCCAGGAGTCCTTATCCTAGGAGAGGTTCAAGGAGTCCAATCCCAAGGAGGAGTTCAAGAAGTCCACTCCTCAGAAGACTTTCCCGCACTCCACCACCAAGATGCTCCCGCAGCCCCTACACCAGGAGGGGCAGCCGCAGTCCATACCTGAGGCGGGGCTCCCGTAGCCCCTTGCACAAGAGAGGATCACACAGCCCCCCTCTCAGAAGGAGCTCCAGGAGTCCCCTCCCACTGAGGCGAGGCTCCCGTAGCCCTCTGCCTCGAAGGGGTTCCAGGAGTCCTCATCCCAGGAGATTCTCATCCAGGAGTCCACCACCAAGGAGGGGTTCACGCAGTCCTCTACCCAGGCGCAGCACAAGTAGGAGTCCAGGAGCCAGGAGGAGTCCCCACAGCCCAGGTGGGAGGCTTCCTCTGGGGAGTGGCTCACGCAGACTTTCCAGAAGTCCTCTCAGAGGGAGACTGAAGAGTCCTTTCAGAGGTAGAAGCAGAAGTCCCCTTCCTAGAGCAAGAAGTCGCAGCATTGGCTCTCGAAAGTCTAGAAGTCCAGGGATGCGAAGAAGTCCCTTGGCCAGGAGGGGCTCCAGGAGTCCTCTCCTTCGCAGGATGTCACGCAGCCCACCCTATCACCGTTCTTCAAGGAGTCCGCTGCCTCCCCGCAGAGGTTCCCGGAGTCCCGGATTGCGCAGGGGATCAAGGAGCCCATTGCCTCGCAGGATATCCAGAAGTCCGCTGGGGAGAAGGCATTCCAGAAGTCCCCTCAGAAAGCACTCCAGAACACCTCCCAGAAATCTCTCCCGCAGCCCCTTGCCTCGCCGGGAACCTCTGTCCCACAAGTTGTCCAAGTCTCCCCCACACTCCACCAAGAGTCCACATCTCCACAGCCCATCCCGTAGGGTGTCCCGTAGTCCTCTCCGCAGGTTGTCTAGGAGTCCCATCAGGCAGTATTCCCACAGTCCTCACACTCGCAGGTTTTCCAGTAGAAGTCCTCCCCCACGGAGACTGTCCCGAAGCCCCAGGCCCCTGAGGACCCACCGGGGCTCTCCATTACCAAGATTTTCCCGCAGCCCACCTCACCATCCCCTCTCCAGAAGTCCTGGCCCACGTCATCTTTCCAGGAGTCCTCCACCACCCAGGAGGATGTCCAAGAGTCCTCCAGGTCACCTGCTGCCCAGGAGTCCAGTCCTTCGCCACCACTCCAAGAGCCCCATGGGTATCGGACGGCAGAGGAATCTTTCCCCGCACCACAACAGGAGTCCTTCCCCGAGGCGGCTCCTCAGAACTCCTCCAGGCTCACACAGATCCCTCAGCCCTGACCGTAGGATGCCTAGGTTCTCCAGGAGTCCAGGTCTTGAGAGAAATGCTGCATTGGGACCTGCCTTCAGAAATTCCAAAAGTCCTGGGCCAGGAAGAGGACCCCAAATGCCCATGCGGCCCCACAGCCCCGTGCCACGTTCTCCCAGTCCCAGCATGAGAAGAGAGTGGAACCAAAGGGGAAGGAGGTCCAGGTCACCCCCGGGGACCTTCAGGAGATCCCTCAGTCCTTATGGGCGACCTGCCAGGAGCTTGTCCCCTCGGTCCCGGCTGGAAGGTATGCCACCGCCCCTCATGGAGCGCTCTCCTAGAGGCACTTTCCACCGTCCTGGCTACGGTCGTCTCGGGGCAGAAGGCGGCATGCAGGGTGACAGGTTTTCACCCCCAGGCCTCATGCTGCAGTCTGGACGATCTCATGAGTATCCTAACGACTTTGGCCATTTCCCTACCCACCGTCCACCCCCACAGGGCCCCATGAATGGTGGTCAACACTACCAGGACTACAACAAGGCTGGACCACCTGGTGGCCCTCCCTGGTCTGGtgtaggaaggagggatggcagGGAACACTTTTCTCCAGAAAGGTTGTTGCCAGAAGCTGCCTGGCAGAGTCATTTCCATCAGAGGGACAGACCCGAGCCTCATGTGTATCCACATCCAGACCACCACTTTGGCAGGGATCAGCCCTTCACTTCTTCAGGAAGGGGTCGCCAGGGACCTGGGGGCATGCTGCCTCATGGAAGGGGTGGGCTGGGAGCCATGCATGGACCAAGACGAGGATCACCAGGTCCACCAAGACGAGGGAGGAGTCCGCAGCCTTTAATGGAGCCACCGGAGAGGTTTGTTTGGGACCGTCCTGCACCTGGCCCCGTCGCCCACCAGATGTCTCCGCCACGGCCTCTCATGCGTCCACGCTCACGCTCTGGATCTCCATTCTCTGGCCGCCAGCAAGCCTTCCCTCCGTCTGTGGGACGGGGAGGCCAGATGTCACCACGGGGCAGAGCCAGTGCTTTGATGGGTGGCCGGCGCGGCCCCAGGACACCTCCAATGCCTGGACGGAAGATGTCACCTCATCCAGGTACCAGGGAAGGACTTCGGTCACCTCGAGGACCTCCCTCGTATCAGGACACCAACAAGCTGCCAGGAATGCCAGGCAGACCAAACCCTCTTCTTGCACTCCCACATGAAAGACCACCACAGTCCCGTGGAGGCCCTGGCCAACCCCAGCAGGGAGCCAATCCTATGGCAGGAGTTCGAACCCAGGACCCCTCACTCCACAAGCAACGTCCTCAGGCCCTAAGAGGGCGCTCACCTCTCCTtggtaagagagaaggaaagcagaCAGAAGAGACCAGGGACAGAGTCCGAGAGGACACCACCGCTCCTTCCCAGCATGACAAGAGAGACAGCCGTAGGCATGATTCACCAAGGAGGATGGAGAATAAGCAGAGATCACCAGGTCGGGATAAGGCCTCCTCAAGGTCCCATGGAACTAAGAATGGAGACAGTTCTTCATCCAGAGGAAGAGGCAGCAGGGGAGGCAGGAGCCCAATTAACAGGAGTCGACGACATGCAGGTTCAAAGTCAGAGGCCTCCTCCAGCCGGCACCAGTCTAGGAGTCCCGGAGCCAAGGACCGgccatcctcatcttcctcatgggaaaagaaagagtctGGCAGAAATTCCCGTGCAGATAAGACAACCAAACCTGAGGGGAAGGTGAGTCAGGTTCGGAGACAGTCTCAGTCTCCACAAAGACAAGGACGCAATGGTAGCCCCTGGCTTGATCCTGTTACCCCAGAGAAGCAAGACCAGAATACAGGAGATAGACCTGGCTCAGATTCTGTTGGGCAGGAGAGTGAAGATCGAGTAAagcaagagacaaagaaagatctGGTtcctgaagggagagagaggacagaggtgaaagaagaaaaattggacaagtctCCACCTGAAGACCAaacaaagcagcagcagaagcaacatgaacaaaaacaagacaaacagaaacaccacccacagcagcagcaccaagtAGTCAAGCAGGAGAGTAgagcagaagaagagaaaaagaatgatactCAAcgcaagaagatggaaagtagCAAGCCATCTCAGCCTTCCCAAGAATCACAGAGGTCCTCTCAGAAAGCCTCTGCTGTCCCCTccaaggaaatggaggaagacaaaaaggttaagaaggaagagaagtcaaGAGAAGATCTGGATGAaagacgtaaaaaaaagaaaaagaagaagagtagggaagatgatgatgaaaaggattCAGTCAAAAGTAAATCatccaaaaaaaagaaaaaggagaagaaaaagaaaaaagagagtaagaagaagaagaagaagcataaGAAAGCAGATTcagagagtgaggaagaagagaagcaatcAACACATACTAAGACATCAAAGGAAG GGAAGAAAAACAGCATTGACACTACTGACCTGAGGCACATGCTGAAGCGCAAAGCAGTCACTGATACGTCGTTGGAGAGGAGGAACGTTGGGAAAGCCGGGAGCAGCAGCGGTGGGGACAGAGACAACAAGCGCCGCAGGAAGGAGCGAGACGATCCCCCGAGGCAGGTCATGACAGGCAAGGGCAGACAAGCagacaacaaaaggaaaaagcagCATG AAGGGAAGCCTCTTCTGGTGACTGTTGGCTCGGGTGAGGACAGACAGGTCACCTCAGGCAAGAACTCAGAGCCACGCT CCTCTGAGGGGAAGGGCTCCCAGCGCTTGTCTGTCCACCTTCGTCTTGGTCCAGCCAAAAGTTCCTGGGACGACAAGAAGTCTGGCAGTGGGCGaggcagtggtggaggtggtggaggtagtggaggtgctggtggcagcagcagcggcactaGCAGAAACAGGCGGCGAGACAAATCCAAGGGACGacacggtggcggtggtggaggtggaggcaacagcagcaacagagtCAAGCTGAGGCGATGA
- the LOC123519664 gene encoding serine/arginine repetitive matrix protein 2-like isoform X2 has translation MGNNITTIPVLGAPNYNRNFHPHFNRQNQGHNFQGGGGNYYGGGPGRNRQQWNQGHGRGGRGGKLNYGARGPQPMQSKSSVTQLVLPQDKYSVKAPPEPNKTKEKMSARWRRIQGSDSESESEDSESDSSDSSSDSSGSSSGSSSGSSSGSDSESETSSVEKHKNVKDTKKEAAGERKPAPSSGANARQRQLSRSSQGKSPPPSQDLRSSPVKPPPSGRRGSVSPPKKYPFTGQLSPRSSLKRRPSASPPDHRASWAPPATKGRSPFRHQGSRSPPPNRGPMKSPGRPSSRSPPPRRSRSPLPWAKSRGGPRGSRSPPPRLRSRSPYPRRGSRSPIPRRSSRSPLLRRLSRTPPPRCSRSPYTRRGSRSPYLRRGSRSPLHKRGSHSPPLRRSSRSPLPLRRGSRSPLPRRGSRSPHPRRFSSRSPPPRRGSRSPLPRRSTSRSPGARRSPHSPGGRLPLGSGSRRLSRSPLRGRLKSPFRGRSRSPLPRARSRSIGSRKSRSPGMRRSPLARRGSRSPLLRRMSRSPPYHRSSRSPLPPRRGSRSPGLRRGSRSPLPRRISRSPLGRRHSRSPLRKHSRTPPRNLSRSPLPRREPLSHKLSKSPPHSTKSPHLHSPSRRVSRSPLRRLSRSPIRQYSHSPHTRRFSSRSPPPRRLSRSPRPLRTHRGSPLPRFSRSPPHHPLSRSPGPRHLSRSPPPPRRMSKSPPGHLLPRSPVLRHHSKSPMGIGRQRNLSPHHNRSPSPRRLLRTPPGSHRSLSPDRRMPRFSRSPGLERNAALGPAFRNSKSPGPGRGPQMPMRPHSPVPRSPSPSMRREWNQRGRRSRSPPGTFRRSLSPYGRPARSLSPRSRLEGMPPPLMERSPRGTFHRPGYGRLGAEGGMQGDRFSPPGLMLQSGRSHEYPNDFGHFPTHRPPPQGPMNGGQHYQDYNKAGPPGGPPWSGVGRRDGREHFSPERLLPEAAWQSHFHQRDRPEPHVYPHPDHHFGRDQPFTSSGRGRQGPGGMLPHGRGGLGAMHGPRRGSPGPPRRGRSPQPLMEPPERFVWDRPAPGPVAHQMSPPRPLMRPRSRSGSPFSGRQQAFPPSVGRGGQMSPRGRASALMGGRRGPRTPPMPGRKMSPHPGTREGLRSPRGPPSYQDTNKLPGMPGRPNPLLALPHERPPQSRGGPGQPQQGANPMAGVRTQDPSLHKQRPQALRGRSPLLGKREGKQTEETRDRVREDTTAPSQHDKRDSRRHDSPRRMENKQRSPGRDKASSRSHGTKNGDSSSSRGRGSRGGRSPINRSRRHAGSKSEASSSRHQSRSPGAKDRPSSSSSWEKKESGRNSRADKTTKPEGKVSQVRRQSQSPQRQGRNGSPWLDPVTPEKQDQNTGDRPGSDSVGQESEDRVKQETKKDLVPEGRERTEVKEEKLDKSPPEDQTKQQQKQHEQKQDKQKHHPQQQHQVVKQESRAEEEKKNDTQRKKMESSKPSQPSQESQRSSQKASAVPSKEMEEDKKVKKEEKSREDLDERRKKKKKKKSREDDDEKDSVKSKSSKKKKKEKKKKKESKKKKKKHKKADSESEEEEKQSTHTKTSKEGKKNSIDTTDLRHMLKRKAVTDTSLERRNVGKAGSSSGGDRDNKRRRKERDDPPRQVMTGKGRQADNKRKKQHEGKPLLVTVGSGEDRQVTSGKNSEPRSSEGKGSQRLSVHLRLGPAKSSWDDKKSGSGRGSGGGGGGSGGAGGSSSGTSRNRRRDKSKGRHGGGGGGGGNSSNRVKLRR, from the exons ATGGGCAACAATATAACCACCATCCCTGTGCTTGGTGCTCCAAACTACAACAGAAACTTCCACCCTCACTTTAATAGACAGAATCAGGGACATAACTTCCAGGGTGGTGGGGGAAATTATTACGGTGGTGGGCCAGGCAGGAACAGGCAGCAGTGGAACCAGGGCCACGGCAGAGGTGGTAGGGGTGGGAAACTGAACTATGGTGCCAGGGGTCCCCAGCCCATGCAGTCAAAGTCTTCAGTAACACAGCTAGTCTTGCCACAGGACAAATACTCGGTGAAAGCTCCACCTGAGCCCAATAAAACCAAGGAGAAGATGAGTGCTCGGTGGCGGAGAATACAGGGGTCAgatagtgagagtgagagtgaggacaGTGAGTCAgatagtagtgacagtagcagTGACAGTTCAGgaagcagcagtggcagcagctcTGGGAGCTCCAGTGGGTCAGACTCTGAGAGTGAGACCAGCTCCGTTGAGAAGCACAAGAATGTGAAAGACACGAAGAAAGAGGCAGCAGGTGAGAGGAAGCCCGCTCCATCCTCTGGAGCCAATGCACGACAGAGGCAGCTGTCCAGGAGCTCCCAGGGCAAGTCTCCTCCACCAAGCCAAGATCTCAGGTCATCACCTGTCAAGCCTCCACCCTCAGGCAGAAGAGGCTCTGTCAGCCcacccaaaaagtacccctttaCAGGGCAGCTGTCCCCACGGTCTTCCCTCAAACGAAGACCCTCAGCCAGCCCTCCTGACCACCGGGCGTCCTGGGCCCCGCCTGCCACCAAGGGTCGGAGTCCTTTCCGTCACCAGGGATCCCGCAGTCCTCCACCCAACAGAGGTCCCATGAAGAGTCCAGGTCGTCCTAGTTCAAGAAGTCCCCCTCCAAGAAGGTCAAGGAGTCCCCTTCCATGGGCTAAGTCCAGGGGTGGTCCACGAGGCTCCAGAAGCCCTCCACCAAGACTCAGATCCAGGAGTCCTTATCCTAGGAGAGGTTCAAGGAGTCCAATCCCAAGGAGGAGTTCAAGAAGTCCACTCCTCAGAAGACTTTCCCGCACTCCACCACCAAGATGCTCCCGCAGCCCCTACACCAGGAGGGGCAGCCGCAGTCCATACCTGAGGCGGGGCTCCCGTAGCCCCTTGCACAAGAGAGGATCACACAGCCCCCCTCTCAGAAGGAGCTCCAGGAGTCCCCTCCCACTGAGGCGAGGCTCCCGTAGCCCTCTGCCTCGAAGGGGTTCCAGGAGTCCTCATCCCAGGAGATTCTCATCCAGGAGTCCACCACCAAGGAGGGGTTCACGCAGTCCTCTACCCAGGCGCAGCACAAGTAGGAGTCCAGGAGCCAGGAGGAGTCCCCACAGCCCAGGTGGGAGGCTTCCTCTGGGGAGTGGCTCACGCAGACTTTCCAGAAGTCCTCTCAGAGGGAGACTGAAGAGTCCTTTCAGAGGTAGAAGCAGAAGTCCCCTTCCTAGAGCAAGAAGTCGCAGCATTGGCTCTCGAAAGTCTAGAAGTCCAGGGATGCGAAGAAGTCCCTTGGCCAGGAGGGGCTCCAGGAGTCCTCTCCTTCGCAGGATGTCACGCAGCCCACCCTATCACCGTTCTTCAAGGAGTCCGCTGCCTCCCCGCAGAGGTTCCCGGAGTCCCGGATTGCGCAGGGGATCAAGGAGCCCATTGCCTCGCAGGATATCCAGAAGTCCGCTGGGGAGAAGGCATTCCAGAAGTCCCCTCAGAAAGCACTCCAGAACACCTCCCAGAAATCTCTCCCGCAGCCCCTTGCCTCGCCGGGAACCTCTGTCCCACAAGTTGTCCAAGTCTCCCCCACACTCCACCAAGAGTCCACATCTCCACAGCCCATCCCGTAGGGTGTCCCGTAGTCCTCTCCGCAGGTTGTCTAGGAGTCCCATCAGGCAGTATTCCCACAGTCCTCACACTCGCAGGTTTTCCAGTAGAAGTCCTCCCCCACGGAGACTGTCCCGAAGCCCCAGGCCCCTGAGGACCCACCGGGGCTCTCCATTACCAAGATTTTCCCGCAGCCCACCTCACCATCCCCTCTCCAGAAGTCCTGGCCCACGTCATCTTTCCAGGAGTCCTCCACCACCCAGGAGGATGTCCAAGAGTCCTCCAGGTCACCTGCTGCCCAGGAGTCCAGTCCTTCGCCACCACTCCAAGAGCCCCATGGGTATCGGACGGCAGAGGAATCTTTCCCCGCACCACAACAGGAGTCCTTCCCCGAGGCGGCTCCTCAGAACTCCTCCAGGCTCACACAGATCCCTCAGCCCTGACCGTAGGATGCCTAGGTTCTCCAGGAGTCCAGGTCTTGAGAGAAATGCTGCATTGGGACCTGCCTTCAGAAATTCCAAAAGTCCTGGGCCAGGAAGAGGACCCCAAATGCCCATGCGGCCCCACAGCCCCGTGCCACGTTCTCCCAGTCCCAGCATGAGAAGAGAGTGGAACCAAAGGGGAAGGAGGTCCAGGTCACCCCCGGGGACCTTCAGGAGATCCCTCAGTCCTTATGGGCGACCTGCCAGGAGCTTGTCCCCTCGGTCCCGGCTGGAAGGTATGCCACCGCCCCTCATGGAGCGCTCTCCTAGAGGCACTTTCCACCGTCCTGGCTACGGTCGTCTCGGGGCAGAAGGCGGCATGCAGGGTGACAGGTTTTCACCCCCAGGCCTCATGCTGCAGTCTGGACGATCTCATGAGTATCCTAACGACTTTGGCCATTTCCCTACCCACCGTCCACCCCCACAGGGCCCCATGAATGGTGGTCAACACTACCAGGACTACAACAAGGCTGGACCACCTGGTGGCCCTCCCTGGTCTGGtgtaggaaggagggatggcagGGAACACTTTTCTCCAGAAAGGTTGTTGCCAGAAGCTGCCTGGCAGAGTCATTTCCATCAGAGGGACAGACCCGAGCCTCATGTGTATCCACATCCAGACCACCACTTTGGCAGGGATCAGCCCTTCACTTCTTCAGGAAGGGGTCGCCAGGGACCTGGGGGCATGCTGCCTCATGGAAGGGGTGGGCTGGGAGCCATGCATGGACCAAGACGAGGATCACCAGGTCCACCAAGACGAGGGAGGAGTCCGCAGCCTTTAATGGAGCCACCGGAGAGGTTTGTTTGGGACCGTCCTGCACCTGGCCCCGTCGCCCACCAGATGTCTCCGCCACGGCCTCTCATGCGTCCACGCTCACGCTCTGGATCTCCATTCTCTGGCCGCCAGCAAGCCTTCCCTCCGTCTGTGGGACGGGGAGGCCAGATGTCACCACGGGGCAGAGCCAGTGCTTTGATGGGTGGCCGGCGCGGCCCCAGGACACCTCCAATGCCTGGACGGAAGATGTCACCTCATCCAGGTACCAGGGAAGGACTTCGGTCACCTCGAGGACCTCCCTCGTATCAGGACACCAACAAGCTGCCAGGAATGCCAGGCAGACCAAACCCTCTTCTTGCACTCCCACATGAAAGACCACCACAGTCCCGTGGAGGCCCTGGCCAACCCCAGCAGGGAGCCAATCCTATGGCAGGAGTTCGAACCCAGGACCCCTCACTCCACAAGCAACGTCCTCAGGCCCTAAGAGGGCGCTCACCTCTCCTtggtaagagagaaggaaagcagaCAGAAGAGACCAGGGACAGAGTCCGAGAGGACACCACCGCTCCTTCCCAGCATGACAAGAGAGACAGCCGTAGGCATGATTCACCAAGGAGGATGGAGAATAAGCAGAGATCACCAGGTCGGGATAAGGCCTCCTCAAGGTCCCATGGAACTAAGAATGGAGACAGTTCTTCATCCAGAGGAAGAGGCAGCAGGGGAGGCAGGAGCCCAATTAACAGGAGTCGACGACATGCAGGTTCAAAGTCAGAGGCCTCCTCCAGCCGGCACCAGTCTAGGAGTCCCGGAGCCAAGGACCGgccatcctcatcttcctcatgggaaaagaaagagtctGGCAGAAATTCCCGTGCAGATAAGACAACCAAACCTGAGGGGAAGGTGAGTCAGGTTCGGAGACAGTCTCAGTCTCCACAAAGACAAGGACGCAATGGTAGCCCCTGGCTTGATCCTGTTACCCCAGAGAAGCAAGACCAGAATACAGGAGATAGACCTGGCTCAGATTCTGTTGGGCAGGAGAGTGAAGATCGAGTAAagcaagagacaaagaaagatctGGTtcctgaagggagagagaggacagaggtgaaagaagaaaaattggacaagtctCCACCTGAAGACCAaacaaagcagcagcagaagcaacatgaacaaaaacaagacaaacagaaacaccacccacagcagcagcaccaagtAGTCAAGCAGGAGAGTAgagcagaagaagagaaaaagaatgatactCAAcgcaagaagatggaaagtagCAAGCCATCTCAGCCTTCCCAAGAATCACAGAGGTCCTCTCAGAAAGCCTCTGCTGTCCCCTccaaggaaatggaggaagacaaaaaggttaagaaggaagagaagtcaaGAGAAGATCTGGATGAaagacgtaaaaaaaagaaaaagaagaagagtagggaagatgatgatgaaaaggattCAGTCAAAAGTAAATCatccaaaaaaaagaaaaaggagaagaaaaagaaaaaagagagtaagaagaagaagaagaagcataaGAAAGCAGATTcagagagtgaggaagaagagaagcaatcAACACATACTAAGACATCAAAGGAAG GGAAGAAAAACAGCATTGACACTACTGACCTGAGGCACATGCTGAAGCGCAAAGCAGTCACTGATACGTCGTTGGAGAGGAGGAACGTTGGGAAAGCCGGGAGCAGCAGCGGTGGGGACAGAGACAACAAGCGCCGCAGGAAGGAGCGAGACGATCCCCCGAGGCAGGTCATGACAGGCAAGGGCAGACAAGCagacaacaaaaggaaaaagcagCATG AAGGGAAGCCTCTTCTGGTGACTGTTGGCTCGGGTGAGGACAGACAGGTCACCTCAGGCAAGAACTCAGAGCCACGCT CCTCTGAGGGGAAGGGCTCCCAGCGCTTGTCTGTCCACCTTCGTCTTGGTCCAGCCAAAAGTTCCTGGGACGACAAGAAGTCTGGCAGTGGGCGaggcagtggtggaggtggtggaggtagtggaggtgctggtggcagcagcagcggcactaGCAGAAACAGGCGGCGAGACAAATCCAAGGGACGacacggtggcggtggtggaggtggaggcaacagcagcaacagagtCAAGCTGAGGCGATGA